From the Chionomys nivalis chromosome 18, mChiNiv1.1, whole genome shotgun sequence genome, the window ACCACCATGGTTACCACTTTCCATAAATAttcagggagagagggaagcaaGCTGACCCTGAGCAGGAAGGAACTGAAGGAACTGATCAAGACAGAGTTGAGTCTCGCAGAGGTAGGTGGCCATTCTCATGAGCTCCACTACACGTTCTGAGCGCCCGTCCAGGGGATGCCCACCTACTGCAGGGCACTCTAGCCTAAGCAAGGGCcgaggcagaggaagaggtggGCATCTCTGGTTACCGAGGCTCCAGCCATCTGTGCTGGAAAACAGGCAGAGGAGTGAACCTGGGGCACACCACTGCCTGTGCGAGGCTTTGCGATCAGGTGGAGGAGATTTGACCATGGCTTCCATAGCATGTGTTAGGGATCTTGAGGCTCTGAGAGATGTGGGGTGCCAGGTTTGGTGTGTACAATTCAAGGATAGGGATCCTTCTCGAATTTCAAATCTGCCTGACACAGACAAGGTCCTAAGAGATATTGTCAAGTCAACTAACAGGTTAATTTACGAACATGGGGTATGAAGGAGAGAGCGTTGATTCCAATTCCACGGACATGAAAGGAGTGGTGGCTGGCTAATCTGAAGGTCTATGAGATAGAGTAACTGAGCTTCAATACGTTGAGAACTTGTCCATTGAGGCTGAGCTGGAATTCCAGGCCAGGTCCCCGCACCAACCTCCTATGTATCTTTACAATAAAGTCCAGAATCCCATTGTTCCCTATGGAGAAGGTTCCTGGGCAGGAATGAAGCAGGTGCCACATTCCCTAGGCCTATTTGTGGCTTCCCCAAGGCATGTGAAGATTACCATGgcatatacattttcttttctttctgagataaggtttttctgtgtagcctttgttgtcctggaactcgttctgctgttcttgaccaggctggcctccatctctcatagacccacctgcctctgctgcctgagtgccaccatgcctggcctggcATATACATATTCAATACCAGAAACCGCTCAGCTATCCTGGATTTAATGAAGGTAGAAGGAAGGGCCGCTGGTCCATCAGGTGCTAATTACTGGGGGTCAGGGCCCCAGGGGAGGAGCCTAATCTGGGGACCAGGATCATGTTACAGAGAGGCAGTTTCCAGCATCCTGCGTATCAACATCTGGTATCCCAGGGAGACCTGGAACTGCagcaaagggagagagagcagggtCTGCCCACTTCCATTTCCTTGTTCTACCCTAAGGCTCTGTCTTAAACTAGAGCATCCAGGGTTCAGGGACCAAGCTGAGAGGACATCTGGTGCCAGGCTGGGCTGGGGACATGCTAGCTTTTCAGCTCCAATGTACTGATCTACAGAGAAGAATCTAGTGATGTCGGGGTTCTTTCCCAGCTTGGCCTTACAATACGGGCAGGCTAAGCCTGGGACTTGGATGAGGCTCAGGGCTACGGAGCCAGGACTCAAGCTGTTTTTAGTAGGTATTGGTATGAATTATGATTCTAATTTCTGTGGATGGGAGGATGTCCCGGGGGCAAAGGCTAGGTAGGGAGCCATTCAGCCTCCTTTGGAATCAGCACTCAGGTGATGCCCCCATTGGTGTCAGGTCCTGTGGTAAGGGTGTGGGTTGGGGTCGAGCCGCTGAGCAGTCTCTGCCCCCTGGACCCTTGCAGAAGATGAAGGAGAGCAGCATCGATCACCTGATGAAGAGCCTGGACAAGAACAGTGACCAGGAGATCGACTTCAAGGAGTACTCGGTGTTCCTCACCACGCTGTGCATGGCCTACAATGACTTCTTCCTGGAGGACAAGTAACCGGGCTCCTTCCTACCCTCACCTGCAGCTTCCGCAACTGCCCCTCTGACACCCTGGCCCTTCCCTTTCTCACAGATGGATTCTTCCAGTAGAGAAATAAAGCCTTTCCCCCTTTCCATGTGTTGGTCTTGAAGTGATTTGTTTCCGTTGGCggaggcagggaaga encodes:
- the S100a5 gene encoding protein S100-A5, with amino-acid sequence METPLEKALTTMVTTFHKYSGREGSKLTLSRKELKELIKTELSLAEKMKESSIDHLMKSLDKNSDQEIDFKEYSVFLTTLCMAYNDFFLEDK